Proteins from one Desulfuromonadales bacterium genomic window:
- a CDS encoding deoxyguanosinetriphosphate triphosphohydrolase — protein sequence MERPDLAPFAARSSASLGRRYDELFKDERPAYERDRDRIIHCAAFRRLEYKTQVFVNHEGDYYRTRLTHSLEVAQIARGIARNLHLNEDLAETLSLAHDLGHTPFGHTGEEVLNRLMADFGGFEHNLQSLRIVDELEERYPGFCGLNLTFEAREGIIKHSSEYDHPGRADLTDFLPDQRPVLEAQIIDLADEIAYNNHDIDDGLKAGFITLEELSDVELWRETHALVAGKYPGLDRERHICQTISHLIGRLIDDLVTTTRAGIEQHAVGNLEAVRCHPTRLVALSHEMSRKNKDLKLFLHKQLYHHYKVERMRVKAERFLTLLFESYLRTPSLLPLSYHRKFELFGRERVICDYLAGMTDRYALDEYKRLFEPYERV from the coding sequence ATGGAACGACCCGATCTCGCCCCGTTCGCCGCCCGCAGCAGCGCCAGTCTGGGGCGCCGTTACGATGAGCTTTTCAAGGATGAGCGGCCGGCCTATGAGCGGGATCGCGACCGCATCATCCACTGCGCTGCCTTTCGACGCCTCGAGTACAAGACCCAGGTCTTCGTCAACCATGAAGGGGATTATTACCGCACCCGGCTCACCCATTCCCTGGAGGTGGCGCAGATCGCCCGCGGCATCGCCCGCAACCTGCACCTTAACGAAGACCTCGCCGAGACTTTGTCGCTGGCCCACGACCTTGGCCACACCCCCTTCGGGCACACCGGCGAGGAAGTGCTCAACCGGTTGATGGCCGATTTTGGCGGTTTCGAGCATAACCTCCAGTCACTGCGCATCGTCGACGAGCTCGAGGAGCGTTATCCCGGCTTCTGCGGCCTCAACTTGACCTTCGAGGCCCGCGAGGGAATCATCAAACACTCCTCCGAGTATGATCATCCGGGCCGCGCCGACCTGACCGATTTTCTGCCCGATCAGCGTCCCGTCCTCGAGGCCCAGATCATCGACCTGGCCGACGAGATCGCCTACAACAACCATGACATCGACGACGGTCTGAAGGCCGGCTTCATCACCCTTGAAGAACTTTCAGATGTCGAACTGTGGCGGGAAACCCATGCGCTGGTCGCCGGCAAGTATCCCGGCCTCGACCGCGAGCGGCATATCTGCCAGACCATCAGCCACCTGATCGGCCGTCTCATCGACGACCTGGTCACCACCACCCGCGCCGGCATTGAACAGCACGCCGTCGGCAACCTCGAGGCGGTTCGCTGCCACCCTACGCGCCTGGTCGCACTCAGTCATGAAATGAGCCGCAAAAACAAGGACCTTAAGTTGTTTCTTCATAAACAACTTTATCATCACTACAAGGTCGAGCGGATGCGGGTCAAGGCCGAGCGATTCCTGACGCTCCTTTTCGAAAGCTACCTTCGAACGCCCTCTCTGCTGCCGCTTTCCTATCACAGAAAATTCGAGCTGTTCGGCCGCGAGCGGGTGATCTGCGACTATCTTGCCGGCATGACCGACCGCTACGCCCTGGACGAGTACAAGCGCCTCTTCGAGCCTTACGAACGGGTCTGA
- the rsmD gene encoding 16S rRNA (guanine(966)-N(2))-methyltransferase RsmD produces MRIISGSARGKQLSSLHGGDIRPTPDRVREALFSVLVSRFGSLNGLRVLDLFAGSGALALEALSRGAATAVLIDQGLQSARVIPANIRACAMQERATFIHSDVLKALPRLGASLFELVFLDPPYGQGLVPPVLIALAELGLLAPDGLICAETDRREELPGTIGSFVRIDRRHYGSTAVHLFSYSEAEA; encoded by the coding sequence GTGCGCATCATCAGCGGTTCGGCCCGAGGCAAACAGCTCTCTTCCCTGCATGGCGGCGACATCCGGCCGACCCCCGATCGGGTGCGCGAAGCCCTGTTCAGCGTACTGGTCAGCCGGTTCGGGTCACTCAACGGATTGCGCGTCCTCGATCTCTTTGCCGGCAGCGGCGCCCTTGCACTCGAGGCGCTGAGCCGCGGGGCAGCAACGGCGGTCCTGATCGACCAGGGACTGCAGTCCGCCCGGGTCATTCCCGCCAACATCCGGGCGTGCGCCATGCAGGAACGGGCCACCTTCATCCACTCCGACGTGCTGAAGGCGCTCCCCCGACTGGGCGCCAGCCTTTTCGAACTGGTCTTTCTCGACCCTCCTTACGGTCAGGGGCTGGTGCCGCCGGTGCTGATCGCCCTCGCCGAACTCGGCCTGCTCGCTCCCGATGGACTGATCTGCGCCGAGACCGATCGCCGGGAGGAGTTGCCGGGAACCATCGGTTCCTTCGTACGCATCGACCGGCGGCATTACGGTTCGACTGCGGTCCACCTGTTCTCCTACTCCGAAGCAGAGGCGTGA